The following are from one region of the Nostoc cf. commune SO-36 genome:
- a CDS encoding lactonase family protein gives MNLKIFALVLATLMSISAKTIAQTWDRSAPGDFQGRYLVSVSDADMLASAYVDGKLGSREGKDAISVIPLTGKQIRDLRAYETEASNSVAGPPAAVAVTPDGRYALVVETFEQRPPGDWQNQTFTDLKHGKRLLVFDLSNPTRPTQVQELVIAERPTSVSINRDGSLVSVTFHPKGSGAKTPLALIPLNNGRLGQPIYPSVSPLPQGHELIHTTWHPTENTLALVNTSAAEISFTKVVRQANNLELQPWGNVVKIEKAPYIARFTPDGRHLIVNNLFWGADVQGTWNEAPRGSVVSIRLKADTQPDGSPRHALVSRAMTSVSPEGLTVSPNGRYVVTTNLERSYLPYNDNRITWFSSLTLMTLDPQTGQLKPSSRLSL, from the coding sequence CATATCTGCAAAGACAATTGCCCAAACCTGGGATCGGTCTGCCCCTGGAGATTTTCAGGGTCGTTATCTTGTTTCGGTATCAGATGCAGATATGCTGGCTTCTGCCTACGTAGATGGAAAACTTGGATCTCGTGAAGGGAAGGATGCTATAAGTGTAATTCCTCTGACAGGGAAACAGATTCGAGACTTACGTGCTTACGAAACTGAGGCGAGTAATTCTGTCGCTGGGCCACCTGCGGCAGTCGCGGTTACACCCGATGGTCGTTATGCATTAGTAGTTGAAACTTTTGAGCAAAGACCGCCAGGGGATTGGCAAAATCAAACCTTTACCGATCTCAAGCATGGGAAACGCCTTTTGGTGTTTGACTTGAGCAACCCGACTCGACCAACTCAAGTGCAAGAATTAGTGATCGCCGAGCGTCCTACATCTGTTAGCATCAATCGTGATGGTTCCCTTGTATCAGTTACTTTTCATCCCAAAGGATCTGGGGCAAAAACTCCTTTAGCATTGATTCCCCTAAACAACGGAAGACTGGGGCAACCAATTTATCCTTCTGTGTCCCCCTTGCCACAGGGACATGAACTAATCCATACAACTTGGCATCCTACCGAAAATACTTTGGCACTCGTCAATACAAGCGCTGCCGAAATCTCCTTTACCAAGGTCGTGCGTCAGGCTAATAATCTTGAGCTTCAGCCCTGGGGAAATGTAGTAAAAATTGAAAAAGCTCCCTACATTGCCCGATTCACACCAGATGGCCGACATTTAATTGTGAATAATCTCTTCTGGGGAGCAGATGTACAGGGAACTTGGAATGAAGCGCCTCGTGGTAGCGTGGTGAGTATTAGGCTAAAGGCCGACACACAACCCGATGGTAGCCCGCGCCATGCTCTAGTATCACGAGCCATGACAAGTGTCAGTCCTGAAGGATTGACAGTTAGTCCCAACGGTCGATATGTCGTCACGACCAATCTAGAGCGAAGTTATTTACCCTACAACGATAATCGCATCACTTGGTTCTCATCGCTAACATTGATGACTTTAGACCCCCAGACCGGGCAACTCAAGCCGAGTAGCAGATTATCCTTATGA
- a CDS encoding calcium-binding protein, whose amino-acid sequence MVRKLTVGTQEDDSILLIASEDNNTVIALAGDDVISTGSGNDLINAGNGNDIVTSGQGNDVINAGNGDDVVSGQEGNDFIDGGAGDDLIEGGLGNDIIKSGTGNNNINGGFGDDIIYLAGQLNTVFAEAGNDKIFGGDSIDAIDAGDGNDIVLAGAGDDFLTGESGNDRLYGEIGNDLIDGGSGDDKLSGDVGNDQLFGNDGTDSLNGGAGNDLLDGGQGNDLLTGGTDNDTLIGDNGNDELQGNSGNDKLIGVNTDIGTSSFGQGEIDVLTGGQGADTFVLGDKNTAYYSDGNPGSFGDKDFAIIKDFQSGIDTIQLKGSASNYSLVRAFGDLPSGTSIYYSDSSNILAELIGVIEGQTVTNLNLNNTSQFSFTDTTLTGSLTSIPIKNAGFEEPLLEDGTFNIADVPGWVVYDPKGFIPENPNGIDTSNYDVLDPNTEYFINEAPEGENVADIYLVQPPGSDGVVGLAQTLDSVLTANTEYTLQVEVGNIGGIYIGIDLSGFPGYRVELLAGDTVLASDNNSVFIADKNL is encoded by the coding sequence GTGGTTAGAAAGCTCACTGTTGGTACTCAAGAAGATGATTCTATTTTATTGATAGCATCAGAAGATAATAATACTGTTATTGCCCTCGCTGGTGATGATGTAATCTCTACTGGGTCTGGGAATGACCTTATCAATGCAGGCAACGGTAATGATATTGTTACTTCTGGACAAGGAAACGACGTTATCAATGCAGGCAACGGTGATGATGTTGTTAGTGGACAAGAAGGTAACGATTTTATAGATGGTGGAGCCGGAGACGACCTCATTGAGGGCGGACTTGGCAACGATATCATCAAATCTGGAACTGGCAACAACAATATCAATGGTGGTTTTGGCGACGATATTATTTATCTTGCAGGACAATTGAACACCGTTTTTGCTGAAGCTGGCAATGACAAGATATTCGGTGGTGATAGCATTGATGCCATTGATGCCGGTGACGGTAACGACATTGTTCTTGCTGGTGCTGGGGATGACTTTTTGACTGGTGAAAGTGGTAACGATAGGCTCTATGGTGAAATTGGTAACGATCTAATAGATGGTGGTAGTGGAGATGACAAACTTTCTGGAGATGTCGGCAATGACCAACTATTCGGAAATGATGGTACAGACTCCCTGAATGGCGGTGCAGGGAATGATTTGCTTGATGGTGGTCAAGGCAATGACCTATTAACGGGTGGCACTGATAATGACACTCTGATTGGTGATAATGGCAATGATGAACTGCAAGGCAATAGTGGAAACGACAAACTGATTGGCGTTAATACTGATATTGGTACATCTAGCTTTGGACAAGGCGAGATTGATGTTCTCACAGGCGGTCAAGGTGCAGATACTTTTGTTTTAGGTGACAAGAACACTGCTTACTACAGTGATGGTAATCCAGGTTCTTTTGGGGATAAAGATTTCGCCATTATCAAAGATTTTCAATCTGGGATTGATACTATCCAACTTAAAGGTTCAGCATCAAATTACTCATTAGTTCGAGCTTTTGGCGATCTTCCAAGTGGGACATCCATATACTACAGTGACAGTTCAAATATTCTTGCTGAACTCATTGGTGTAATTGAAGGACAGACAGTAACAAATTTAAATCTCAATAATACCAGTCAGTTCTCTTTTACAGATACTACACTGACTGGCTCACTCACAAGCATACCCATTAAAAATGCTGGCTTTGAAGAGCCACTATTGGAAGATGGAACCTTTAATATTGCCGATGTGCCTGGTTGGGTGGTTTACGATCCGAAGGGTTTCATACCTGAAAATCCCAACGGAATTGATACTTCCAACTATGATGTGTTAGACCCCAACACTGAATACTTCATTAACGAAGCACCTGAAGGAGAAAATGTTGCTGATATTTATTTAGTTCAACCTCCTGGTAGTGATGGAGTTGTCGGTCTAGCCCAAACACTTGATAGTGTTTTAACAGCCAATACTGAATATACCCTACAGGTAGAAGTAGGTAATATCGGAGGAATTTATATAGGAATTGACTTAAGTGGTTTCCCTGGATATCGTGTGGAATTGCTAGCAGGGGATACGGTTTTGGCATCTGACAATAATAGCGTGTTTATAGCAGATAAAAACCTTTGA
- a CDS encoding ISAzo13 family transposase: protein MSAREFLKAKFDSLYPHLNERSLRLWAAAEAIAFGRGGITQVSQATGLSPKTIRVGIRELEIEPDAQIKHSQFQEKARCKGGGRKRLLDTDQTLIPDLETLIKPVSCENSDPPLRWTCESTTKIAEKLRTKGHAISARKVASLLCQLGYSLQNNCKTKDGYSNCDRDVQFQYIYEQVQNFQARGQLIISLDIKKKEAVENYKNDIKTYQSEKQFIKDQTHYFPEQELLNTLPYEVDNAATSQEWVNVGINNDTAEVTVESIRRWWQDMGKKIYKDATELLITADCSEPDKYCLQLWKNQLQKLAKETGLMIQFAHFPPATSKWNNIEHRMFCLITENWRGKPLTIKKVAINLISTASINKGMIIKTPPNENNYQIDMNITDQKLPKVRLQKPEFYDNWNYRFLPQNSLELSSSLNN from the coding sequence ATGTCAGCAAGAGAGTTTCTCAAAGCTAAGTTTGATTCCCTTTATCCTCATCTGAACGAGAGATCGCTACGTCTGTGGGCTGCCGCAGAAGCTATTGCATTCGGTAGAGGTGGAATTACGCAAGTTTCTCAAGCAACAGGTCTATCACCAAAAACGATTCGGGTGGGTATTCGTGAACTTGAAATTGAGCCAGATGCCCAAATCAAACACAGCCAATTTCAAGAGAAAGCTCGATGTAAAGGAGGTGGTAGAAAGCGTCTGCTAGATACTGACCAAACCTTAATTCCAGACTTGGAGACATTAATTAAACCAGTGAGTTGTGAAAATTCAGACCCACCTCTACGTTGGACTTGTGAAAGCACCACAAAAATAGCTGAAAAATTGCGAACCAAGGGTCACGCGATCAGCGCTAGAAAAGTTGCTTCTTTATTATGTCAACTTGGCTACAGTTTACAAAACAACTGTAAAACCAAAGATGGATACTCTAACTGCGATCGGGATGTTCAATTTCAATATATCTATGAGCAAGTGCAAAATTTTCAAGCCCGTGGTCAACTTATAATTTCACTTGATATCAAGAAAAAAGAGGCTGTTGAAAACTATAAAAATGATATAAAAACATATCAATCGGAAAAACAATTTATCAAGGATCAAACTCATTATTTTCCCGAACAAGAACTCTTAAATACTCTTCCGTATGAAGTTGATAATGCGGCTACAAGCCAGGAGTGGGTAAATGTAGGCATTAATAATGACACCGCAGAGGTCACTGTTGAGTCAATTCGTCGGTGGTGGCAAGATATGGGCAAAAAAATCTACAAGGATGCTACAGAGTTGTTGATTACAGCAGACTGTAGTGAGCCTGACAAGTATTGCTTGCAGTTATGGAAGAACCAACTCCAAAAACTTGCTAAGGAAACTGGACTTATGATTCAGTTTGCACATTTTCCACCTGCTACAAGTAAGTGGAACAATATAGAACATCGTATGTTCTGTCTGATTACAGAAAACTGGAGAGGTAAACCACTAACCATTAAAAAAGTAGCAATCAATTTGATAAGTACTGCTAGCATCAATAAAGGAATGATAATTAAAACTCCACCTAATGAAAATAACTATCAGATAGACATGAATATCACTGACCAAAAATTGCCAAAAGTCCGCCTACAAAAGCCTGAATTTTATGATAATTGGAACTACCGATTTTTACCTCAAAACTCTTTGGAATTATCATCTTCCTTAAACAATTGA
- a CDS encoding calcium-binding protein, with protein sequence MASQFVTGTQENDSIILITSEDDITVIALGGDDIISTGSGNDLIIAGSGNDIIPSREGDDSIDAGDGNDLVDGQEGNDFIDGGAGNDLLGGGPGNDIIKSGSGNDTINGGSGNDIIYLEGEVNVVFAESDNDIIYGGDGVDLIDAGDGDDVVFAGAGDDFFTGEGGNDRLNGGIGNDTIVGGRGDDRLFGDVGNDILFGNDGVDFLNGDAGDDNLDGGKGNDLLAGGTGNDILAGADGNDTLEGDGGSDTLNGGAGADRLIGVNPVVASFGLGKGEIDVLTGGQGRDTFVLGDKNAVYYDNGNPSSIGDQDFALIKDFQSGLDTIELKGSASDYLLVQSFGSLPSGTSIYFSGSSNILPELIGLIEGQVATNFNLNNTSQFSFV encoded by the coding sequence ATGGCAAGCCAATTTGTTACCGGAACTCAAGAAAACGACTCTATCATACTCATAACCTCAGAGGATGATATCACCGTTATTGCCCTTGGCGGTGATGACATTATCTCGACTGGATCTGGAAACGACTTGATTATTGCAGGTAGTGGGAATGACATTATTCCTTCTCGAGAAGGGGACGACTCTATTGATGCCGGTGATGGTAATGATCTGGTTGATGGGCAAGAAGGTAATGATTTTATAGATGGTGGTGCAGGAAACGATCTTCTAGGAGGTGGGCCTGGCAACGATATTATCAAATCTGGCTCTGGTAACGATACTATAAATGGTGGTTCTGGCAACGACATTATTTATCTTGAAGGTGAAGTGAACGTAGTGTTTGCCGAATCTGACAATGACATCATCTATGGTGGTGATGGTGTTGACCTAATTGATGCTGGCGATGGTGACGACGTTGTTTTTGCTGGTGCTGGGGATGACTTTTTTACTGGTGAAGGTGGTAACGATAGGCTTAATGGTGGAATTGGCAACGATACGATAGTTGGGGGTAGAGGAGACGATCGCCTTTTTGGCGATGTAGGTAACGATATACTCTTTGGAAATGATGGCGTAGACTTTTTAAATGGTGATGCCGGAGATGATAATCTCGATGGTGGTAAAGGCAACGATCTGCTGGCTGGTGGTACTGGTAATGACATTTTGGCTGGTGCTGATGGCAATGATACCCTCGAAGGTGATGGTGGAAGTGACACCTTAAATGGTGGTGCGGGAGCAGACAGACTAATTGGGGTTAATCCCGTTGTTGCTAGTTTTGGCCTTGGAAAGGGTGAGATTGACGTTCTTACAGGCGGTCAAGGAAGAGATACTTTCGTTCTAGGCGATAAGAATGCTGTTTACTACGATAATGGCAATCCATCATCCATTGGAGATCAAGATTTCGCGCTTATCAAAGACTTTCAGTCTGGTTTGGATACTATCGAACTCAAAGGTTCGGCATCAGATTATTTATTGGTTCAATCTTTTGGCAGCCTTCCAAGTGGGACATCTATATACTTTAGTGGCAGTTCAAACATTCTTCCTGAACTTATAGGTTTAATTGAAGGACAAGTGGCTACAAATTTCAATCTCAATAATACTAGCCAATTCTCTTTTGTTTAA
- a CDS encoding beta-ketoacyl-ACP synthase III, producing the protein MTNHEIAKIVDTSDEWIRTRTGIVERRIASPEESTSTLATAAAKQVLDKRGIESLEVEMILVATMMPDTPFPSVACQVQNNIGAWNAFAFDISAACSGFVYGLETAAQFIKTGTVRNALVIGAEVLSRCIDWQDRSTCVLFGDGAGAVLLESGQEENGFLASVLRADGSGKHLLYMPAGGTTLPTSIQTVENRQHFLKMNGGELFQVVVPMVCDTIIDTCNKANISVEDIELIIPHQANIHIIEEVAVYLGISFERFMCNLHKYGNTSAASIPLALFDAVQEGKIVTGDYVMMVGFGAGLTCGASLIRWDKSFVC; encoded by the coding sequence ATGACAAACCATGAGATAGCTAAAATCGTGGATACGTCTGATGAGTGGATTCGTACTAGAACTGGGATAGTTGAACGGCGAATAGCTTCTCCTGAAGAAAGCACATCTACTTTAGCAACAGCTGCTGCAAAACAGGTGTTGGATAAACGCGGTATCGAATCATTAGAAGTAGAAATGATTCTAGTCGCAACTATGATGCCTGATACACCATTTCCATCAGTTGCTTGTCAAGTGCAGAATAATATAGGAGCTTGGAATGCCTTTGCTTTTGATATATCTGCGGCCTGTTCAGGATTTGTTTATGGTCTAGAAACAGCAGCACAGTTTATCAAAACTGGTACAGTTCGTAATGCCTTGGTTATAGGGGCAGAAGTTCTTTCCAGATGTATAGATTGGCAAGACCGTTCTACATGTGTGTTGTTTGGAGACGGTGCAGGAGCGGTTTTGCTTGAGTCAGGGCAAGAAGAAAATGGTTTTTTAGCTTCTGTGTTGCGTGCTGATGGTTCAGGTAAACATCTGTTGTATATGCCTGCTGGGGGTACTACGCTTCCAACTTCAATTCAAACTGTTGAAAATAGGCAGCATTTTCTAAAAATGAATGGAGGAGAACTATTTCAGGTTGTAGTACCGATGGTATGCGATACCATCATCGATACCTGCAATAAAGCAAATATTTCTGTTGAAGATATTGAGCTGATTATTCCTCATCAGGCTAACATTCACATTATTGAAGAAGTTGCTGTATATTTGGGAATTTCATTTGAACGTTTCATGTGCAACCTTCATAAATATGGAAATACCTCTGCTGCTTCAATTCCACTTGCTTTGTTTGATGCTGTTCAAGAAGGGAAAATTGTCACAGGCGATTATGTGATGATGGTTGGGTTTGGCGCAGGGCTGACTTGTGGAGCAAGTTTAATTCGCTGGGACAAATCGTTTGTTTGCTAG
- a CDS encoding acyl carrier protein, translating into MVAINEKDSKLVSFDEFCNAVAQRLNIDQNKLLPDAYWVDDVGISSVDIVKIVMLIRQKFGVKISTTQAGRIKTVQNAYQLLESALNNS; encoded by the coding sequence ATGGTTGCAATCAATGAAAAGGACTCTAAACTCGTTTCATTTGATGAATTTTGTAATGCTGTTGCCCAAAGGCTTAACATAGACCAAAATAAGCTTCTTCCTGATGCTTATTGGGTAGATGATGTAGGAATATCTTCCGTGGATATTGTCAAAATTGTGATGCTCATACGGCAAAAATTTGGTGTGAAGATATCTACAACTCAAGCCGGAAGAATTAAAACAGTACAAAATGCTTACCAATTATTGGAATCAGCATTAAATAATAGCTAG
- a CDS encoding holo-ACP synthase, with amino-acid sequence MFIEDKICASSAQSPIQVKTGIDFISIKDIKDLADAPIGVWLTEQEWEDVLTLSNENHQLQRLAGKFACKEAIIKVLEGGISQIELVDIEILHNSSGKPIVFLYETALPFWQKIAAHNLDVSISHDKDYAMAIAIAICLKN; translated from the coding sequence ATGTTTATAGAAGACAAAATTTGTGCGTCTTCTGCCCAGTCACCAATTCAAGTAAAAACTGGAATAGATTTTATCTCTATCAAAGATATAAAAGACTTAGCGGATGCACCGATAGGAGTTTGGTTGACAGAACAAGAATGGGAGGATGTTTTAACTCTTTCAAATGAGAATCATCAACTTCAACGATTAGCAGGAAAATTTGCTTGTAAAGAAGCAATTATAAAGGTTTTAGAAGGTGGAATTAGTCAAATTGAACTGGTTGACATAGAAATATTACACAATAGTTCTGGAAAACCAATTGTTTTTTTATATGAAACTGCTCTTCCTTTTTGGCAAAAGATTGCAGCTCATAATTTGGATGTAAGTATTAGCCATGACAAAGATTATGCAATGGCGATCGCAATTGCAATATGTCTGAAAAATTGA
- the fabD gene encoding ACP S-malonyltransferase: protein MERLTSNNYALVFPGQGSQYVGMGLEISKKFISADKVFETAEQITNLNIRNLSFFGLEENLMETSIAQPCLLTTNIALYSVFQEHFPIKPKFICGHSAGEYAALVAAGVLSFADAIRLIEVRGALMSKTQEGGMLALKGVTLKQAEELCRENVQPNGVLVPANLNSPEQIVISGDNASIEEALFYAFENNLKAIPLAVSGAFHSPLMQEAAQQLAHIVRKFQFNNATIPVISNVTAEPVVKGYEWRQLSEQQITSAVHWEASIRYIQQQGIEIFVEVGPGQILSKLIKKIVPSALVFSVEDVKSLQKTSIELQEVLESQLV from the coding sequence ATGGAACGATTAACTTCAAATAATTACGCGTTAGTTTTTCCCGGACAAGGTTCTCAATATGTAGGAATGGGATTAGAAATTTCTAAAAAGTTTATCTCAGCAGACAAAGTTTTTGAGACTGCCGAACAAATTACAAATTTAAATATTCGGAATCTCTCATTTTTCGGCTTGGAAGAAAATTTAATGGAAACTTCCATTGCACAACCTTGTTTATTAACAACAAACATAGCTCTGTACAGTGTTTTTCAAGAACATTTTCCTATAAAACCAAAATTTATCTGTGGACATAGTGCTGGAGAATATGCTGCATTGGTTGCTGCTGGCGTACTCTCTTTTGCAGATGCTATACGCTTGATTGAAGTTAGAGGAGCCTTAATGTCAAAAACGCAGGAGGGTGGTATGTTGGCTCTAAAAGGAGTTACATTAAAACAAGCAGAAGAACTATGTAGAGAAAATGTACAACCAAATGGTGTGTTAGTTCCTGCTAACTTGAACTCACCAGAACAAATTGTTATATCCGGTGATAATGCTTCTATAGAAGAAGCTCTTTTTTATGCCTTTGAAAATAATCTAAAAGCTATTCCTTTAGCTGTCTCAGGGGCTTTTCATTCTCCTTTAATGCAAGAAGCTGCACAACAGTTGGCTCATATAGTTCGTAAGTTTCAATTCAATAATGCAACTATACCTGTAATCTCAAATGTTACAGCAGAACCAGTAGTCAAGGGTTATGAATGGAGGCAGTTATCAGAGCAACAAATAACTTCTGCTGTTCATTGGGAGGCTTCGATACGTTATATCCAACAACAAGGAATTGAAATTTTTGTTGAGGTCGGCCCAGGGCAAATTTTGTCTAAGTTAATTAAAAAGATTGTTCCGTCTGCTCTAGTTTTTAGTGTTGAAGACGTTAAATCTTTGCAGAAGACATCGATTGAGTTACAAGAAGTTTTAGAATCGCAACTAGTCTAA
- a CDS encoding alpha/beta hydrolase — translation MEAFVFQNKREQNLVGVVHHGQGNKPRPCLIVCHGFAGTKIGGSRRFVEFSRYAVKHNLSVFRFDFAGSGDSDGDLVDLTLDRELEDLEAAINLVKKIDGVDQNAIGLVGHCLGAVTVIRESARNSEIYKTVAWAPFTDLSGTVMRLIGEDSFSLLEEGDESEFLYHGELMTCGPEILKQSFELDMLKEVEQANQPLLIIHGTEDATVPLQEVKQLVEQAQMTSNKPPKLQIIEGAHHSFPFHQQELFELTIEWFIN, via the coding sequence ATGGAAGCATTTGTTTTTCAAAATAAGCGTGAGCAAAACCTTGTTGGTGTTGTGCATCACGGGCAAGGAAATAAACCCAGACCGTGTTTAATTGTATGTCATGGATTTGCAGGTACTAAGATTGGTGGAAGTCGGCGCTTTGTGGAATTTTCTCGCTATGCAGTGAAACATAATTTATCAGTATTTAGATTTGATTTTGCAGGTTCAGGTGATAGTGATGGTGATTTAGTAGACCTGACTTTAGATAGAGAATTAGAAGATTTGGAAGCTGCAATTAATTTAGTTAAGAAGATAGATGGTGTTGATCAAAACGCAATTGGATTAGTAGGACATTGCTTAGGTGCAGTAACTGTTATCCGAGAAAGTGCGAGAAATTCAGAGATATATAAGACCGTTGCATGGGCACCATTTACTGATTTGTCAGGCACTGTTATGCGATTGATTGGGGAAGATTCATTTTCTCTTTTAGAAGAGGGTGATGAATCAGAATTTCTTTACCACGGAGAACTTATGACCTGTGGCCCTGAAATTCTCAAGCAATCTTTTGAGCTTGATATGTTAAAAGAGGTTGAGCAAGCTAATCAGCCCTTGTTAATTATTCATGGAACTGAAGATGCAACAGTTCCATTACAAGAGGTAAAGCAATTAGTAGAGCAAGCACAAATGACTTCTAATAAACCACCGAAATTACAGATAATAGAAGGAGCTCATCATTCTTTTCCATTCCATCAACAAGAACTTTTTGAGCTAACAATTGAATGGTTTATTAACTAA